The DNA window TCCCTGGTGGCAGTTTGAATGACTCGGACCAATTGTCTTGTCAGCAATTCACAAATCCTACAGCACAGCTCAACTCTTGTTGGGAAAATATGCCTTTAAGTTTGAATGGCTCGCCGTGCGGTGGGCTCACCTGACTGGTTTTATCGACTGCACCACCTCTTAATAATAAtgcccacagacacaggcactgCTTCGATGTACATCTGCGAGTTATTATTACGTAATAGGAGCATCCCTCGTCAGGGCATGAAAAACTCAACCACCGGTTCCTGTAAGATTGGGTGTCCTTGGGCGCTCTTACAGGTTTTGGCATTTGCatacatttgttttgcattATTGCCCCGCGTCCCATATGCCTACGTTCAGTATCCTCCCGCTGAACGTCAGCTGTCATGTCAATGATCCAAGTTTACACCTAATCCATATACCCCCACAATAATTCAACTGGTAGATGGAATATTTATAGATCACCATATTACAACAGGCGTGTATATATAACGTACCCGTGTCGTGCTATTAGACAAAGATGTATAGCCACCTGCATAAGACAGGTGACTAACGTTCATTTCATAAGCGTGAAACAGTAAGCTCCCCAGCTACCTTGAATGGGTGAAAAATCAGAAACCTTTTTGAATGAAGGCTACCCTCCGCCCTCCATTTGAACCAACCTTTCCGtatcctgcctattccctgcgATTTTGGGGGAACATAGGCTATCCTCTGATTGCGCATTGTAAGCTACTAATCACCAACACAAAGGACTGGCAAAATACATCACATATTGatggaatgaatgaacaaatcaCCAGGCCGATCACATTCCGTCTTATAATGTGGCAGGAAACACCAAGCCGCGTTTTGGCGTTTTTGAATTGCATAGGCTACGCGTAAGTTACTCTCGACTcacctttctttccctcctcaaCCGCTGGACGTCATGATCAAAATACTAAGCAGCATTTTCTCCTCTTTCGTTTCTGGGGAGGAATCTGTGGCAGTAAAATTGCGAGCAGTCTGAACACAATTCTTCCGCTTCAAAAGAGGTGTTTGGCGTCTCTGCAAAGTTGCGTTTATCCGGTTATCTTCCTCTGAGATGCAACTTAGAAGTTTCGTACAAAGTTACGGCTTTGGTTCGCTGCGCTATGCAGTTGCTGAAACGATGAGATCACTTCAATCCTCTGTATCCTCCCCCTGCTGGAATCTCGCGAGAAGGGTGCACACGGATCGGCGCGTGAAAAACGTTGCCGTGGAAACCACAAATCCACTAGGATACTAGTTAGTGTTGCCCTTTTGTTAGAGTGTGCCAGCATCCGCCACACCTATCTAATACACTTGGACTTCACTGTTACGTGCACAGGTCCAGGGAGATCTTTGAACACTGTTACCAGATTGTGTTTTTTCTGGCTGGCCTTATTGAATATTTGCTAAATGGGAAGCAAAGCACCTGAGGGAAGCACCTGAATGTTGTTGCAGGCTGAAGACCAAAGGGAGAAATTAGGGGAGACAAGGATTCAAGGATGTGCTTATGAGCAGTTGAGCAGTGAACAACCCTTTTGTTTGTAACTCTAAAAATATCATGGGTTCAAAATGTGTCCATTGAATGCAGTCAGAAAAGGTGTAGGCTAAATACACACTCTGTTGTAGTTTTACACAGCctatggaaaacaaaacaacttaacGTAGCCTGCTGTCGCAGCAGAATCTCGGCTCCACCGTGCTAAATATTTGTTTGATGTGAAGAAATCTGGATTTAGAGTTTGCCAGGGAGACAGAAGGCTCAATCAGATAAGGGAAAGTCAAGGAAAGATTAAGTAAAAGAAAAGTAGATTAGAGGCCATGGCTTGTggcatgtgtgtctttgaatcTCACCCTCTACCGCTCCTCTGTGCCATTCCTAAATACCACAGGGGCGGGCAGATGGGGAGGAGATGATTGGGACCCCCTCTCTCGCCCTGTGGCACGCAACCAAGAGGCTTTCATGCAGAATGATTCGATTTGGTGAGCCAGGGTGATCGAGAGTTGAGTGTacggagggagagtgtgtgctaGCGCACTCATGTCAAACTGAGGCTGAACACCAGTGAGCAGTGAAGCCAGGCTGAAGCAACAAGCTTATTTAAGGGGAGCGTTATTCAGTTAACTGTTAACAAAATCACTGTTGCGCAGATTACATCACTGTCTATTCTGTTTATTCTGGCTTGGTGGCCCTGCCTAATAATGTGAATTTATAATGAGCAGCCTACCCCCTGGCCATTAACTGCATGGGAATCAGTGTTAAGTTATTAAATAAACTGTATCCGTGGTTTTACAATGCAGTAATGTACTGGTTGTCTTTCTCATTCTGACCTTTCTGATGCTCTGCAGATGAGGACGAAACGGGCCCAAAAATTCACCAGTAGCGCCACCTCATGGAAGTTTGGGGAATTTACAGTGTGTTCACCTGACTAAATCGGCTGAGTAGCAAAACATATTTACACAGTTTCACACAccaaatgttttacattttattaagtcgttttgttttgttacattAACCCATGAAAGGCATTTCCATATTTATTAAATGTTTACAAGACCTCAGGTAACACCCGCTTTTAATTTAGAATATCACCTTCATTAATAAACTTCGAGAAAGATGGAGCCTTCCACAGTGCTCGGACGTGTGTTTCCATGGGTACAGAAGAGTTATGTGAACGTAAAATACTTTTTCTAGTTCTTGGTCAGTCTTAACAGCCTTTGTATGTCGGGCTCGATGTCAATGGTCGGGAACTTTTTGCTGTATCGTTTGAACGGCTCCCCCTCCGGCGCGATGAGAAACTTCTCAAAGTTCCAGGAGATATCGCTACGACTGATCGGACTCCACACCAGGAACCTGGGGTCCTGAATGAGCGAGACTCGGTCGTCGTCAGGGTATGGCAGTTTGTCCTTTAAGTAGGCGAaaactgggtgtgtgtttgctccgTTCACGTCGCACTTCTCGAAAATGGTGAAGATGGGCTGGAAGCCGTCCCCTGGTCGCACATGTTTGAGGGAGTTCATGATCTCGCTGTTGACACAGTTCTCCTGTGGAGACCAAGGGCACATGTCACAGCTGTCTCCACTTGCAGGTTGGAATCAAATTATGAAGAAAGTTGAATTCTATGTTTGACAAAATTGATATTTAAGATATAAGAATAACACAAACATGACGTTTTCATACTCTTCAAAAATATAAACCATACATACAAAAGTAAGTTtggcaaatgtattttttttttccaaatggCTATACAAATGGTTGTAGCTGTGTCCTTACAGCCAGATAGACTGACCTGGTAGCCAAACTGGTTGCAGGGGAAGCCCAGGACCACCAGCCGATGTGGATACCGGCTCTGGAGCTGGTTGAGCTGGGTGAAGTCCCGGGTTGTGGTCCCTCAGAGGGAGGCCACATTCTCGATGAGCACCACCCGCCCCCTGTAGACGTTGAAGTCTATGGAGTCCCCCTCCAAGGTGGTGGCACGCAGGTCATAGAACGTCTTGGCGATGTACGACATGCTGCACGACTGGGTACGTTCAACTGCAGACCAGTGCGGCTCTGGAGACGGTCCTGTAGAACCTGCTGGTCACATGACCTGGGTTATAACGGTGCCTTTGTTGGGTGTCGGGTGACGGATAACTGATACACACCTGACACCAGATATCCCAGTGGAGTAAGAGAGGCTGCTGATGCACACCGAGGCTCTTAGACTTGTCCTGATGTGGGTCAATGAGAAAATAGCCACTAAGATTGGCACTAACTCAGTCTTAAAGTAATCTTTCCACGAGAACACTCTAGCATCACTGAGTGCATGGCTAAGTAAAGTCCCATAAATTAcacaaactcttttttttttttaacccaaaCACATCAGTTTCCTGTTTGTAGCCTAACGGTCCTCCGTAATGATTCCACgagacacaaacattcacaaacgAAATACAATAACCCATTAGGCTGCGTTCATTGGCTTTGCATTTGAACAGCACGggctgcataaacacacacttctgcagtaATGGAGTTCTTCAGACAAGCCATAGAGTAGCCTACATCAACAAAACATCACTTCACATGACTGATGTTGAGCATATGGACtaaggagaggacagagactaAAATATTTTACGAGCACACGTGTACTTCAGTGATTTCTctttaggtgttttttttctcattatttTATAAaactttatatattttataatacTCCATAAAACTTCTGCCCAGTGCATGGCGGAGTCAGGTCAGAGGCGGCAGGAAGTAGATAAGACTGCATGTGCAGGGCCTGGTGCACTGGGGTCATTATAGGAGGAGGATCAGTTTCTGCGGCATGAATCATTCATCCACTCATTGCTTTCCCCTGTGGTCGACGCGTGATCAAATATAAATGACCGGTCTTTTTAATCTGGCTGTGAGAGAGCGGCCCAATCCCATAGCCCCAGCATTGTGTGGACCGAACAGAAGCCCTCATGCTCTCCGGCTATGACCACTGGGAACTCTTAAAAGCAACTGACACATTGTTTTTGCCTGGCTGGAAGTGTTTCCTGCAGGTTGAAGTATTTCTCAACATtgctgttatgttatattattatagttataGCTATATTACGTAGGTTTTCGTAGTGCTTTGAAAAACAATGTGCGTGATCACCATCAACTACATTTAGAC is part of the Clupea harengus unplaced genomic scaffold, Ch_v2.0.2, whole genome shotgun sequence genome and encodes:
- the LOC105909811 gene encoding glutathione peroxidase 2, whose translation is MSYIAKTFYDLRATTLEGDSIDFNVYRGRVVLIENVASLUGTTTRDFTQLNQLQSRYPHRLVVLGFPCNQFGYQENCVNSEIMNSLKHVRPGDGFQPIFTIFEKCDVNGANTHPVFAYLKDKLPYPDDDRVSLIQDPRFLVWSPISRSDISWNFEKFLIAPEGEPFKRYSKKFPTIDIEPDIQRLLRLTKN